One Poecilia reticulata strain Guanapo linkage group LG4, Guppy_female_1.0+MT, whole genome shotgun sequence genomic window carries:
- the LOC103463478 gene encoding uncharacterized protein C2orf72, which produces MSGLESVPEEEMEFQKAVAQIGGKERIYLVSDVCGSKEVDGDDVGIFQEFIRDMFHNSSPAVSEGQLPCCAPRDRRGDTEGKAETGKSNEIPLTEKSKDLEKDGEKEKRPGSNPQRTATRRFNIYSSKRAIDSPVIVFIFRQTFIGRTSNELCLLEILKDVKARAKRGPVTRPALIGLIHTKQESAETQRCAQVLELLMRSVFRKHSPDTIWVGCFIPKTEDRILSVKKNTCKAVYAASQTADIAGERGSQPLWPVQCCFRPQTGGVTRQNNNKSSNCRPKGEDGSPEEGLPLKTGVFSAEPHVKAAVDH; this is translated from the exons ATGTCCGGTTTGGAGTCTGTGCCTGAGGAGGAGATGGAGTTTCAGAAGGCTGTGGCTCAGATCGGAGGAAAGGAGAGGATTTACCTAGTCAGTGATGTCTGTGGAAGTAAGGAGGTGGACGGAGATGACGTCGGGATATTTCAGGAGTTCATACGTGACATGTTTCACAACAGCAGCCCTGCGGTCAGCGAAGGACAGCTCCCATGCTGTGCGCCACGCGATCGTCGGGGCGACACTGAAGGCAAGGCAGAGACCGGAAAAAGCAACGAGATACCTTTAACAGAGAAGAGCAAGGACTTGGAGAAGGACGGGGAGAAAGAGAAGCGACCGGGGAGCAACCCTCAGAGAACCGCAACCAGGAGGTTTAATATTTACAGCTCCAAGCGGGCTATAGACTCCCCGGTCATCGTCTTCATCTTCAGACAGACCTTCATCGGGAGAACTTCAAACGAGCTGTGTCTGCTGGAGATCCTGAAGGACGTAAAGGCGCGCGCGAAGCGTGGCCCGGTCACCCGGCCCGCTCTGATTGGATTGATACACACCAAGCAGGAGAGCGCAGAGACGCAGCGCTGTGCGCAAGTCCTGGAGCTTTTGATGCGCTCCGTGTTCCGCAAACACTCACCAGACACGATTTGGGTCGGCTGTTTTATCCCGAAGACGGAAGACAGAATCCTGAGCGTCAAGAAAAACACGTGCAAAGCTGTTTACGCTGCATCCCAAACAGCAG ATATTGCCGGGGAAAGAGGGAGCCAGCCTTTGTGGCCAGTCCAGTGTTGTTTCAGGCCTCAGACGGGAGGAGTCACAAggcagaacaacaacaaatcttCTAACTGCAGACCAAAAG GCGAAGATGGAAGCCCAGAGGAAGGACTCCCTCTGAAAACGGGCGTCTTCTCTGCTGAACCTCATGTGAAAGCTGCAGTGGACCACTGA